One segment of Actinomyces sp. 432 DNA contains the following:
- a CDS encoding permease prefix domain 1-containing protein, with protein MDTIDTFLEAMFAPYPATPRLLEAKRELHAMMEDAYADAVASGKSHNEAVGSVITDFGNLEELAPALGILPDIRGAGDASAAGAADAPAATLTMPDTTPPEYPVITLPEAQALAEARRSTGTLLGNGVALCVLAAVPLFGCASLSQGKDGLGLIPLNEHQASTLGLVLTLVVVALAVSVLIRRHRAFTGLTHLTDGKFTRSPMVSSWTARLRLEHEGVRSRALSIAVALWIMAPIPTVGAGILFQESADRSGPPLGLVLTLFMVAAGLRIFLPTTWASMTHTTVTEEGRPADAAPTWRNPRRTRSLRRSPVRTGSGA; from the coding sequence ATGGACACCATCGACACCTTCCTCGAGGCCATGTTCGCCCCCTACCCGGCCACCCCGCGCCTGCTGGAGGCCAAGCGCGAGCTCCACGCCATGATGGAGGACGCCTACGCAGACGCCGTCGCCTCCGGGAAGTCGCACAACGAGGCGGTCGGCTCGGTAATCACTGACTTCGGAAACCTGGAGGAGCTGGCACCCGCGCTCGGCATCCTTCCCGACATTCGCGGCGCCGGCGACGCATCGGCAGCGGGGGCCGCCGACGCGCCCGCCGCGACTCTCACCATGCCCGATACGACACCGCCGGAGTACCCCGTCATTACGCTACCGGAGGCCCAGGCGCTCGCCGAGGCGAGACGCAGCACAGGCACCCTGCTCGGCAATGGCGTGGCCCTTTGCGTGCTGGCGGCGGTACCGCTGTTCGGATGCGCATCCCTATCCCAGGGCAAGGACGGCCTGGGGCTCATCCCCTTGAACGAGCACCAGGCTTCAACGCTCGGACTCGTTCTGACGCTCGTCGTAGTGGCACTGGCGGTGTCCGTGCTGATACGCCGCCACCGGGCCTTCACCGGCCTCACCCACCTGACGGACGGCAAGTTCACGCGCAGTCCGATGGTGTCATCATGGACCGCGCGACTGCGACTGGAGCACGAGGGAGTGCGATCGCGTGCACTGAGCATCGCCGTGGCCCTGTGGATCATGGCTCCAATCCCCACCGTAGGGGCAGGCATCCTATTCCAGGAGTCAGCCGACCGCTCCGGACCACCGCTGGGCCTGGTCCTCACGCTGTTCATGGTCGCGGCCGGGCTACGCATTTTCCTGCCGACCACCTGGGCCTCCATGACGCACACGACCGTCACCGAGGAGGGCCGCCCAGCCGACGCCGCGCCCACCTGGCGCAACCCGAGGAGAACCCGTTCATTGAGGCGATCGCCGGTCCGTACTGGATCGGGTGCATAG